The following are from one region of the Paenibacillus bovis genome:
- a CDS encoding FecCD family ABC transporter permease, translating to MSRKATLPVLLFVALLVISLVLTTGIGSVYISAGQITRILLYHLPFMQHWIVPDWSSASEQIMLRIRMPRVVLAMLVGAALGVAGAAFQGVLRNPLADPFTLGVSSGASVGAAVLIFTGYQYSLFGGWTLPLVAFVTGMITLYGVLMLAREQGRIPTNSLILSGVVMQSFLGAIVSFLASMSEGSVNEIIFWTMGSLSLRGWPYVVVMLPYVLAGILFLWTQSRAMNLLALGEKEAAHLGLPVDRTKTLVLIVATLITAAAVSVSGVIAFVGLVVPHMIRLLIGSDYRVLIPLSALGGGIFLIWADTVARTVLSPTEIPLGVVTAFVGAPFFAYLLHRYKKQQLDR from the coding sequence ATGAGCCGCAAAGCGACACTGCCGGTACTGCTGTTTGTCGCTTTGCTGGTAATCAGCCTGGTACTGACAACCGGAATCGGTTCGGTCTATATTTCGGCAGGGCAGATTACGCGTATTCTACTGTATCATCTGCCCTTTATGCAGCACTGGATCGTACCAGACTGGAGCAGTGCCTCCGAGCAAATTATGCTGCGGATTCGTATGCCTCGCGTTGTGCTGGCCATGCTGGTAGGAGCAGCGCTTGGTGTTGCCGGTGCCGCTTTTCAGGGAGTACTGCGCAATCCGCTGGCTGATCCATTTACACTAGGAGTCTCATCCGGGGCATCAGTGGGAGCAGCCGTGCTTATTTTTACAGGGTATCAATATTCGCTGTTCGGCGGCTGGACGCTGCCTCTGGTTGCTTTTGTGACAGGTATGATTACGCTGTACGGGGTATTGATGCTGGCACGTGAGCAGGGGCGAATCCCGACGAACAGCCTGATTTTGTCAGGTGTGGTGATGCAATCTTTTCTCGGCGCGATTGTATCCTTTCTGGCATCCATGTCAGAGGGCAGCGTTAATGAGATTATATTCTGGACGATGGGCAGTCTGAGCCTGCGCGGATGGCCGTATGTAGTCGTGATGCTGCCTTATGTACTGGCGGGTATCCTCTTTCTGTGGACACAGTCGCGGGCGATGAATCTGCTGGCTCTGGGGGAAAAGGAAGCGGCCCATCTGGGCCTTCCGGTTGATCGTACCAAAACGCTCGTACTGATTGTAGCGACACTGATTACAGCGGCAGCCGTGTCGGTATCCGGGGTGATCGCCTTTGTTGGACTGGTGGTACCGCATATGATTCGTCTGCTAATTGGGTCCGATTATCGTGTGCTCATTCCACTGTCGGCGCTAGGGGGAGGCATTTTCCTGATCTGGGCGGATACGGTGGCTCGTACAGTATTGTCACCGACCGAGATTCCGCTGGGCGTAGTCACAGCTTTTGTCGGAGCTCCATTTTTTGCTTATTTGCTGCATCGCTACAAAAAGCAGCAGTTGGATAGATGA
- a CDS encoding ABC transporter ATP-binding protein has translation MTSVRKQHDQRTGEAVPVVELRQVGKAYSRKPVLHDINWQVYTGEYWGIIGPNGSGKTTLLQLISGMEQPNTGSVLLEGRDIGSYSRRRIARFTAVLGQEGLAPLHYPVREVLNMGRYPYQSWLGRDELDTADELIDQIMDRLDLRSLADRPLDQLSGGQRQRVAFGKVMAQQPRLLLLDEPTTYLDIAYQIHFMEWLDEWRRESGITIIAVLHDLNLAARYCDRLLALNEGQMIHAGTPQQLMQEEKIRDLFRVEPAIVHHPDIHVPQLLLKRQ, from the coding sequence ATGACATCGGTGAGAAAGCAGCACGATCAACGTACCGGAGAAGCTGTACCTGTAGTCGAGCTGCGTCAGGTCGGCAAAGCTTATTCGCGCAAGCCGGTACTGCATGATATCAATTGGCAGGTGTATACAGGAGAATACTGGGGGATTATCGGTCCCAATGGCAGCGGCAAAACGACGCTGCTTCAGCTAATCTCCGGTATGGAGCAGCCGAATACCGGTTCTGTACTGCTGGAGGGCAGGGATATCGGCAGCTACAGTCGGCGGCGTATTGCGCGCTTCACGGCTGTACTCGGACAGGAGGGACTGGCTCCGCTGCATTATCCGGTACGTGAGGTACTGAATATGGGTAGATATCCTTACCAGAGCTGGCTGGGCCGCGACGAGCTGGATACAGCCGATGAACTGATCGATCAGATTATGGATCGGCTGGATCTGCGTTCGCTGGCTGATCGTCCGCTGGATCAATTGAGCGGCGGTCAGCGTCAACGGGTTGCTTTTGGTAAAGTAATGGCCCAGCAGCCCAGATTGCTGCTGCTGGATGAACCGACAACATATCTGGATATCGCCTATCAGATTCATTTTATGGAATGGCTGGATGAATGGCGGCGTGAATCGGGGATTACCATTATTGCAGTACTGCATGATCTGAATCTGGCTGCACGTTATTGCGATCGTCTGCTGGCGCTGAATGAAGGACAGATGATCCATGCAGGTACGCCACAGCAGCTGATGCAGGAAGAGAAGATCCGCGATCTGTTTCGGGTAGAGCCGGCGATTGTCCATCATCCGGATATCCATGTGCCCCAGCTGCTATTGAAGCGTCAATAA
- a CDS encoding ABC transporter substrate-binding protein — MNMNRYTSRWAMSIMILSLTLLLASCAPAPESAPAAQQPAGTTGQSSTSAGQTAYPLTVQDATGKSFTFEQAPQRIVSISPAETEALFALGLDQQIVGVSQYDDYPEQVKTKARIGGITEPNVEAIIAQNPDIVFTGISSSEELVQKLRTAGINIFKTTPKTVNDVMSNIELYGQITNRQAEAKKVTDHMREQMQMVKNAVASLTPEKKKKVYIEFSPGWTVGKGEFMDELITLAGGINIAGDTEGWHEINEENIVAADPDVILYSKETVDTKTKQTLDQIIRARSGWNKIKAIQNDQLFGLNDDLVSRPGPRVTDGLVEIAHAIYPELVKK, encoded by the coding sequence ATGAATATGAACAGGTATACTTCCCGATGGGCTATGTCCATCATGATTCTATCGCTAACGCTGCTGCTTGCTTCCTGTGCACCCGCTCCGGAAAGCGCTCCGGCAGCACAACAGCCAGCTGGCACAACCGGACAGAGCAGTACGAGTGCAGGACAGACAGCTTATCCGCTGACTGTTCAGGATGCTACCGGCAAATCATTCACCTTTGAGCAGGCACCGCAGCGGATCGTGTCAATCTCCCCGGCGGAGACAGAAGCGCTGTTTGCTCTGGGACTGGATCAGCAGATTGTCGGAGTATCGCAGTATGATGATTATCCCGAGCAGGTCAAGACCAAAGCCAGAATCGGTGGCATCACCGAGCCGAATGTAGAAGCGATTATTGCCCAGAACCCGGATATCGTATTCACGGGCATTTCTTCCAGCGAAGAGCTGGTACAGAAACTGCGTACAGCCGGCATTAATATTTTCAAAACAACGCCCAAAACGGTGAACGATGTCATGAGCAATATTGAGCTGTATGGTCAAATCACCAACCGTCAGGCTGAAGCGAAAAAAGTAACAGATCATATGAGAGAGCAGATGCAGATGGTCAAGAACGCGGTCGCTTCCCTGACACCCGAAAAAAAGAAAAAAGTATATATCGAGTTCTCGCCGGGCTGGACTGTCGGCAAAGGAGAATTTATGGATGAACTTATCACACTCGCAGGCGGTATTAATATTGCCGGCGATACGGAGGGCTGGCACGAGATCAATGAAGAAAATATCGTCGCAGCTGATCCGGACGTAATTCTCTATTCCAAGGAAACCGTCGATACCAAAACGAAGCAGACACTCGATCAGATCATTCGTGCCCGCAGCGGCTGGAACAAAATCAAAGCGATTCAGAACGATCAACTGTTTGGCCTGAATGATGACCTGGTGAGCCGTCCCGGACCTCGTGTAACCGATGGATTGGTAGAGATTGCCCACGCTATCTATCCGGAGCTGGTCAAGAAATGA
- a CDS encoding histidine phosphatase family protein codes for MSIHILLLRHGTTQWNREKRYLGHTDIPLLPAAQQELEPVRQALSAWQWDNVYCSDLVRCRESLDYVMTGSAQSVPKASYDPALRELDFGQWEGCTYSDLCNQLAYRRWIDDPASICPPGGESWQHFSSRVNHFAGTLIPESQRTAAGVSTSSPDTSPSTAIRSGTASSALSSEQKSKETKRILIMTHGGVIRQLITLWCPAIQFWDIVIPPAGGYLLKWEEADCEAVPFPL; via the coding sequence ATGAGTATACATATACTGCTGCTGCGTCATGGCACTACACAGTGGAACAGGGAGAAAAGATATTTGGGACATACTGATATCCCTTTGCTGCCTGCAGCGCAGCAGGAATTGGAACCTGTCCGGCAGGCACTGTCTGCATGGCAATGGGATAATGTCTATTGCAGTGATCTTGTGCGCTGCCGGGAGTCGCTGGATTATGTAATGACCGGCAGTGCGCAGAGTGTGCCAAAAGCAAGCTATGATCCCGCGCTTCGCGAGCTGGATTTTGGACAATGGGAAGGCTGTACCTATAGCGATCTGTGTAACCAGCTGGCGTATCGGCGCTGGATCGATGATCCTGCGTCGATCTGCCCACCCGGCGGAGAATCCTGGCAGCATTTCAGCAGCAGGGTGAATCATTTTGCCGGTACACTCATACCGGAATCACAACGAACCGCAGCGGGGGTATCTACTTCTTCGCCAGATACATCACCGTCGACTGCGATAAGATCCGGTACAGCATCGTCAGCATTGTCTTCTGAACAGAAATCCAAAGAAACAAAGCGGATTCTGATTATGACGCATGGCGGTGTAATCCGGCAGCTGATCACGCTCTGGTGTCCAGCTATACAATTCTGGGATATCGTGATTCCTCCGGCTGGAGGTTATCTGTTGAAATGGGAGGAAGCCGATTGTGAGGCTGTCCCTTTTCCCCTATAA
- the cobT gene encoding nicotinate-nucleotide--dimethylbenzimidazole phosphoribosyltransferase encodes MEQFIREVSERIQPVHLEAGRAAQLHLDQLTKPPGSLGMLENLAVQLACITGEVKSVIHRKTVIVMAADHGVCAEGVSAFPQEVTQQMLLNMLSGGAAINVLSRQAGADVLCVDIGVKGNMDHPELLNHKIRQGTGNMAREQAMTREQAVQAIVTGMNIAIEAADRGSQLFVTGEMGIGNTTASSAMLCALTGLSPEEVTGRGTGLTDSELKHKAAVIREALALHQPDGQDTIDVLIKVGGLEIAGLVGVILGAASQGCPVVLDGFISAVAAVAAYTMAPQVKGYLIGSHMSAEKGHRLALAKLGIRPLLQLDMRLGEGTGGVMVLHMIDAVSHLMNEMATFSSARVSDSSGNISL; translated from the coding sequence ATGGAGCAGTTTATTCGAGAAGTCTCTGAGCGTATTCAACCTGTCCATCTGGAGGCAGGCCGGGCGGCCCAGCTGCATTTGGATCAATTGACCAAGCCGCCCGGGAGTCTTGGAATGCTGGAGAATCTGGCGGTGCAGCTAGCGTGTATCACCGGTGAAGTCAAATCGGTCATACATCGCAAAACCGTAATTGTAATGGCAGCAGATCACGGAGTGTGCGCAGAGGGAGTTAGCGCTTTTCCACAGGAAGTAACCCAGCAGATGCTGCTCAATATGCTGTCCGGTGGAGCGGCGATCAATGTATTGTCCCGGCAGGCCGGAGCGGATGTGCTGTGCGTGGATATCGGTGTAAAGGGCAATATGGACCATCCCGAACTGCTTAACCACAAAATCCGCCAGGGCACCGGAAATATGGCGCGGGAGCAGGCGATGACGCGTGAACAGGCTGTACAGGCAATCGTAACCGGAATGAATATCGCGATTGAAGCGGCGGATCGAGGCAGTCAGTTATTTGTCACCGGAGAAATGGGAATTGGCAATACTACAGCCAGCAGTGCCATGCTGTGTGCATTAACCGGTCTGTCACCGGAAGAAGTCACTGGACGCGGAACAGGACTGACCGATAGCGAGCTCAAGCACAAAGCCGCTGTGATCCGGGAGGCGCTTGCTTTGCACCAGCCGGATGGACAGGATACGATAGATGTATTGATCAAAGTGGGCGGCCTGGAGATTGCCGGATTGGTCGGTGTTATTCTGGGAGCAGCTTCCCAGGGCTGTCCGGTAGTGCTCGACGGATTTATTTCTGCTGTGGCTGCTGTAGCTGCCTATACGATGGCTCCACAGGTCAAAGGGTATCTGATCGGCTCGCACATGTCCGCAGAAAAAGGGCACCGTCTGGCTCTCGCCAAACTGGGAATACGTCCGCTGCTGCAGCTCGATATGCGGCTTGGCGAAGGGACTGGCGGTGTGATGGTATTGCATATGATTGATGCTGTCAGTCATCTGATGAATGAGATGGCTACTTTTAGCAGTGCAAGAGTATCGGACAGCTCCGGGAATATTTCCTTATGA